From a single Canis aureus isolate CA01 chromosome 5, VMU_Caureus_v.1.0, whole genome shotgun sequence genomic region:
- the FAM43B gene encoding protein FAM43B — protein MLPWRRNKFVLVEDEAKCKAKSLSPGLAYTSLLSSFLRSCPDLLPDWPLERLGRVFRSRRQKVELNKEDPTYTVWYLGNAVTLHAKGDGCTDDAVGKIWARCGPGGGTKMKLTLGPHGIRMQPCERSASRGAGGSGGRRPAHAYLLPRITYCAADGRHPRVFAWVYRHQARHKAVVLRCHAVLLARAHKARALARLLRQTALAAFSDFKRLQRQSDARHVRQQHLRAGGAAASVPRAPLRRLLNAKCAYRPPASERGRGAPRLSSIQEEDEEEDADAGAEERERPEVLSLARELRTCSLRGAPAPPPPAQPRRWKAGPRERERAGQAR, from the coding sequence ATGCTGCCCTGGAGACGCAACAAATTCGTGCTGGTGGAGGACGAGGCCAAGTGCAAGGCGAAGAGCCTGAGTCCCGGACTCGCCTACACGTCGCTGCTCTCCAGCTTCCTGCGCTCCTGCCCCGACCTGCTGCCCGACTGGCCGCTGGAGCGCCTGGGCCGCGTGTTCCGCAGCCGGCGCCAGAAAGTGGAGCTCAACAAGGAGGACCCGACCTACACCGTGTGGTACCTGGGCAACGCCGTCACCCTGCACGCCAAGGGCGACGGCTGCACCGACGACGCCGTGGGCAAGATCTGGGCGCGctgcgggccgggcgggggcacCAAGATGAAGCTGACGCTGGGGCCGCACGGCATCCGCATGCAGCCGTGCGAGCGCAGCGCgtcgcggggcgcggggggctccgggggccgCCGGCCGGCGCACGCCTACCTGCTGCCGCGCATCACCTACTGCGCGGCGGACGGGCGCCACCCGCGCGTCTTCGCCTGGGTCTACCGCCACCAGGCGCGCCACAAGGCCGTGGTGCTGCGCTGCCACGCCGTGCTGCTGGCGCGGGCGCACAAGGCGCGCGCCCTGGCCCGCCTGCTCCGCCAGACCGCGCTGGCGGCCTTCAGCGACTTCAAGCGCCTGCAGCGCCAGAGCGACGCGCGCCACGTGCGCCAGCAGCACCTGCGCGCGGGGGGCGCCGCCGCCTCGGTGCCCCGCGCCCCGCTGCGCCGGCTGCTCAACGCCAAGTGCGCCTACCGGCCGCCGGCCTCCGAGCGCGGCCGCGGGGCGCCGCGTCTCAGCAGCATccaggaggaggacgaggaggaggacgCGGACGCGGGCGCGGAGGAGCGCGAGCGGCCCGAGGTGCTCAGCCTGGCGCGGGAGCTGAGGACGTGCAGCCTGCGGGGCGccccggcgccgccgccgcccgcgcagCCCCGCCGCTGGAAGGCCGGCCcccgggagcgggagcgggcgGGCCAGGCGCGCTGA